A window of Chitinophaga sp. MM2321 contains these coding sequences:
- a CDS encoding deoxynucleoside kinase, translating into MAKQNKIKHIAIAGNIGAGKTTLTEMLCRHYKWHPQYEDVEHNPYLNDFYEDMPRWSFNLQVYFLNGRLKQLLEIQHGKETVIQDRTIYEDAHIFAPNLYEMGLMTKRDFDNYFNFFETLKSMVKPPDLLIYLQASVPTLVAQIQKRGREYEENIRLDYLKRLNEYYNNWIEKYKEGPLLIINVDKNKFPESDEDLGEIISKVDSQLYGLF; encoded by the coding sequence ATGGCAAAACAGAACAAGATTAAACATATAGCCATCGCCGGCAATATTGGCGCCGGCAAAACTACGCTCACTGAAATGCTTTGCAGGCATTACAAATGGCATCCGCAATATGAAGATGTAGAGCATAATCCTTATCTGAATGATTTTTATGAAGACATGCCCCGCTGGTCTTTCAATCTCCAGGTATATTTTCTCAACGGCAGGTTAAAACAACTGCTGGAAATTCAGCATGGAAAAGAAACCGTGATCCAGGACCGCACCATTTATGAGGATGCGCACATTTTTGCGCCCAACCTTTATGAAATGGGACTGATGACGAAAAGGGATTTTGATAACTATTTCAATTTCTTTGAAACGCTGAAAAGTATGGTGAAACCACCGGACCTGCTGATCTATCTGCAGGCATCCGTACCTACACTGGTAGCGCAGATTCAGAAAAGAGGCAGGGAATACGAAGAGAATATCCGGCTCGACTACCTCAAACGCCTGAACGAATATTACAATAACTGGATCGAGAAGTACAAAGAAGGGCCATTGCTCATCATTAATGTCGATAAAAATAAATTTCCCGAAAGCGACGAAGACCTGGGCGAAATCATCTCCAAGGTTGATTCGCAGCTGTACGGATTGTTCTAA
- the trpS gene encoding tryptophan--tRNA ligase produces the protein MATEKEIVVSGIRPTGYLHLGNYFGAIRNYIRMQEDFNCYFFVADWHSLTTHPDPKDLPGNVMRVLAENIASGLDPEKVTLYVQSDIPEISELYLLMNMLAYVGELEKVPTFKDKVRLQPENVNAGLLTYPVLMSVDILIQRAVKVPVGKDQGQHLEMARNFAQRFNHRYGDLFPEPVAFNYGDNLVRVQSLDGKGKMSKSENEMATLYLSDEDDKIRQKLKKAKTDSGSGVPGEPMPESVQNLIELMKLVSTPDTVQFFEDAYNNGSIRYGDMKTQLGEDMVKFIAPIREKAKDLQQDTAYLREIMKAGAEKARANAAQTLHQAKKLIGINYY, from the coding sequence ATGGCTACTGAAAAAGAAATTGTGGTGAGCGGCATCCGCCCCACCGGTTATTTGCACTTAGGCAATTATTTTGGCGCGATCCGGAATTATATCCGGATGCAGGAGGATTTTAACTGCTATTTTTTTGTGGCAGACTGGCATTCACTCACTACCCATCCTGATCCGAAAGATCTGCCGGGTAATGTAATGCGGGTGCTGGCGGAAAACATTGCGTCCGGCCTGGACCCTGAAAAGGTGACCCTGTACGTACAAAGTGATATACCGGAAATTTCAGAACTCTACCTGTTGATGAATATGCTGGCTTATGTCGGCGAACTGGAAAAAGTGCCCACCTTCAAGGATAAAGTACGCCTGCAACCGGAAAATGTAAACGCCGGATTACTGACCTACCCCGTGCTGATGAGCGTGGATATATTGATCCAGCGTGCGGTGAAAGTGCCGGTAGGTAAGGATCAGGGCCAACACCTGGAAATGGCGAGAAATTTCGCGCAGCGTTTTAATCATCGTTATGGTGACCTGTTCCCGGAACCGGTAGCCTTCAATTATGGCGATAACCTCGTGCGTGTGCAAAGCCTGGATGGTAAAGGAAAGATGAGTAAAAGTGAAAATGAGATGGCTACCCTGTACCTGTCTGATGAAGATGATAAGATCCGGCAGAAATTGAAGAAAGCTAAAACGGATAGTGGTAGCGGCGTTCCGGGCGAACCTATGCCGGAATCGGTGCAGAATCTTATTGAGTTGATGAAATTAGTATCAACACCGGATACCGTACAATTCTTTGAAGATGCCTATAACAACGGGTCTATCCGTTATGGTGATATGAAAACGCAACTGGGGGAAGATATGGTGAAATTCATTGCACCTATCCGCGAGAAAGCAAAAGATTTGCAGCAGGATACGGCATACCTGCGGGAAATTATGAAAGCGGGTGCTGAGAAGGCCAGGGCAAATGCGGCACAGACTTTGCACCAGGCGAAAAAACTTATCGGTATAAATTATTATTGA
- the gatC gene encoding Asp-tRNA(Asn)/Glu-tRNA(Gln) amidotransferase subunit GatC, with protein sequence MEVNDAMVQQLADLARLDFNEQEKADIRGDLQRMITFVEKLNELDTTNVKPLLHLTDDYNVFREDKVIPSISREKGLQNAPSATTEYFKVPKIIKK encoded by the coding sequence ATGGAAGTGAACGACGCCATGGTGCAACAACTGGCTGATCTGGCAAGATTGGATTTTAACGAGCAGGAAAAGGCGGATATCCGCGGAGACCTACAGCGGATGATCACTTTTGTGGAGAAGCTGAATGAGCTGGATACAACGAATGTAAAACCTTTATTACACCTGACAGATGATTATAATGTTTTCAGGGAAGATAAAGTCATCCCCTCCATCAGCAGGGAAAAAGGGTTGCAAAATGCGCCGTCAGCCACCACAGAATATTTCAAAGTGCCGAAAATCATAAAGAAATAA
- a CDS encoding ABC transporter ATP-binding protein, whose product MQKSVIHLEDIRKSYFLGKNELPVLKGISLDIFKNEYVALMGPSGSGKSTLMNILGCLDTPTNGRYILSGHDVSKMEDNALANVRGQEIGFVFQQFNLMPRLTALENVAVPLIYAGVNKKDREEKARIMLERVGLGDRYKHKPNELSGGQCQRVAIARALVNDPSLILADEPTGNLDSKTSVEIMEIFGSIHASGNTVVLVTHEEDIADHARRVIRLRDGIIESDRVNEKVTSHIVTTP is encoded by the coding sequence ATGCAAAAGTCCGTCATCCACCTGGAAGATATCAGAAAAAGCTATTTCCTCGGAAAAAATGAACTCCCCGTTCTCAAAGGGATTTCTCTTGACATTTTCAAGAACGAGTATGTGGCGTTGATGGGACCTTCCGGCTCCGGAAAGTCTACCCTGATGAATATCCTGGGATGCCTGGATACGCCTACCAACGGAAGGTATATCCTGAGCGGACACGATGTAAGCAAGATGGAAGATAACGCCCTGGCGAATGTACGCGGACAGGAAATTGGCTTCGTATTTCAGCAGTTCAACCTGATGCCCCGCCTCACTGCTCTCGAAAATGTGGCAGTACCGCTCATTTATGCAGGCGTAAATAAAAAGGACAGAGAAGAAAAAGCCCGCATCATGCTGGAAAGAGTGGGATTGGGCGATCGTTATAAACACAAGCCCAACGAGCTTTCCGGTGGACAATGCCAGCGTGTGGCCATTGCCCGCGCCCTGGTAAATGATCCTTCCCTGATCCTGGCAGATGAACCTACCGGTAACCTCGATTCAAAAACATCTGTAGAAATTATGGAGATCTTCGGCAGCATCCACGCTTCCGGCAACACAGTGGTACTGGTAACGCATGAGGAAGATATTGCTGATCACGCCAGACGCGTTATACGCCTGCGTGATGGCATTATAGAATCCGACAGGGTGAATGAGAAAGTAACCAGCCATATTGTAACAACTCCTTAA
- a CDS encoding cob(I)yrinic acid a,c-diamide adenosyltransferase, giving the protein MSFKIYTKTGDKGKTSLIGGTKVPKSDVRIDAYGTVDELNSYIGLVNDHIADPDTKLLLKEIQDRLFTIGAALACDPDKETKLKIPDLHEADITLLETNIDRMNEELPVMKHFILPGGHVAVSTCHVARCICRRTERLCVGMQEHNMFIEPLVLKYINRLSDYLFVLARWVGHKLGVAEIPWKPRV; this is encoded by the coding sequence ATGTCATTCAAGATTTACACCAAAACAGGCGATAAAGGAAAAACATCTCTTATTGGCGGAACAAAGGTTCCAAAAAGCGATGTACGCATTGATGCTTATGGTACGGTAGATGAACTCAACTCTTACATCGGCCTGGTCAATGATCATATAGCCGATCCCGATACCAAACTGCTGCTGAAAGAAATACAGGATCGTCTCTTCACCATTGGCGCCGCACTCGCCTGTGATCCCGATAAAGAAACAAAACTGAAGATACCTGACCTCCATGAAGCAGACATTACGCTGCTGGAAACCAATATAGACCGGATGAATGAAGAGCTTCCTGTCATGAAACACTTTATTCTGCCCGGCGGCCACGTAGCCGTATCTACCTGTCATGTTGCCCGCTGTATCTGTCGCCGTACAGAACGCCTTTGTGTAGGCATGCAGGAACATAATATGTTTATAGAACCACTTGTATTGAAGTATATCAACCGGCTCAGCGATTACCTGTTTGTACTGGCCCGTTGGGTAGGACATAAACTGGGTGTAGCCGAGATCCCCTGGAAACCAAGGGTGTAG
- a CDS encoding riboflavin synthase, protein MFTGIIEISGEVIATREEGSNLVLTIGSAIAGELKIDQSVAHNGVCLTVTNIGDNIYETVAVAETLQKTNLGQLTTGQHINLERAMVFNGRIDGHLVQGHVDGVGTCILREAQDGSWLYRFSYPSGFAGLIVEKGSICMNGISLTVFDVTNDQFSVAIIPYTYTHTNVQYIQPGTQVNLEFDILGKYVARQIAVNREVLAAS, encoded by the coding sequence ATGTTCACAGGAATAATAGAAATATCGGGAGAAGTAATAGCTACCAGGGAAGAAGGGAGTAACCTCGTACTGACGATAGGATCTGCTATTGCAGGCGAATTAAAGATAGACCAGAGTGTAGCCCATAACGGCGTTTGTCTGACCGTTACCAACATCGGGGACAATATTTATGAAACCGTTGCCGTAGCAGAAACCCTTCAGAAAACCAACCTCGGACAACTCACCACCGGACAACACATCAACCTGGAAAGGGCGATGGTATTCAATGGCCGCATCGACGGGCACCTGGTGCAGGGGCATGTAGACGGTGTAGGGACCTGTATTCTGCGCGAAGCACAGGATGGCAGCTGGTTGTACCGTTTCAGTTACCCATCCGGATTTGCCGGCCTTATCGTGGAAAAAGGCAGCATCTGCATGAATGGTATCAGCTTAACTGTTTTCGACGTTACCAACGATCAGTTTTCGGTGGCCATCATTCCCTATACTTACACACATACCAATGTGCAATACATACAACCAGGCACCCAGGTAAATCTGGAATTTGATATTCTCGGTAAATATGTAGCCAGGCAAATAGCGGTAAACCGGGAGGTTTTAGCTGCGAGCTGA
- a CDS encoding nitronate monooxygenase, whose translation MDFTQSFRIRYPIIMAPMFLVSNEAMVKAAMDNEIAGTFPTLNFRKEGELKTVLENLNAYKAQLNGKQGNYGVNLIVQKTNPLYVKHLEECVNAKVPFYITSLGNPREVINAAHSYGAKVLCDVTNLHHAAKAAKEGCDGFIAVATGAGGHAGPYPMHILVPALQREFPDKCIIAAGGIATGQQIASALILGAKGVSIGTRFIASNEATVSNEYKQAIVDYGMEDIVLTERLSGTPSNIINTPAAKKIGYKQNWIERILNNNSRTRKYFKMLVQLRGMKKLENAIKPGSYKQLWEAGQSVEMVHEISSIDDIIHRLVAELQAEIKTVSTWKI comes from the coding sequence ATGGATTTCACCCAGTCATTCCGGATACGGTACCCTATTATCATGGCTCCCATGTTCCTGGTGAGCAATGAAGCCATGGTGAAAGCCGCCATGGACAATGAAATTGCAGGTACTTTCCCCACCCTGAACTTCCGTAAGGAAGGCGAACTGAAAACGGTGCTGGAAAACCTGAACGCCTACAAAGCACAGCTCAACGGCAAACAGGGCAATTACGGGGTGAACCTTATTGTACAAAAAACCAACCCGCTGTATGTAAAACATCTGGAGGAATGTGTAAACGCCAAAGTGCCTTTCTACATTACCTCTTTGGGCAATCCCCGGGAAGTTATCAATGCGGCGCACAGCTACGGCGCCAAAGTACTCTGTGATGTGACCAATCTTCACCACGCTGCCAAAGCAGCCAAAGAAGGCTGTGATGGCTTTATTGCGGTAGCCACAGGCGCAGGCGGTCATGCCGGTCCCTACCCGATGCACATCCTGGTACCCGCCCTACAACGGGAATTTCCTGATAAATGCATCATCGCCGCCGGTGGCATTGCTACCGGTCAGCAGATAGCCAGTGCGCTGATACTAGGCGCCAAAGGGGTTTCCATCGGCACCCGGTTCATTGCCAGCAACGAAGCCACGGTAAGCAATGAATATAAACAAGCCATCGTGGATTATGGAATGGAAGATATTGTACTCACAGAAAGATTATCCGGTACACCCAGCAATATCATCAATACGCCCGCTGCAAAGAAAATAGGCTATAAACAAAACTGGATAGAAAGAATACTGAACAATAATTCCCGTACCCGCAAATATTTTAAAATGCTGGTACAACTCCGGGGGATGAAAAAGCTGGAAAACGCTATCAAACCCGGCTCCTATAAGCAGCTATGGGAAGCAGGACAGAGCGTGGAAATGGTACATGAAATCAGTAGTATTGACGATATCATTCATCGCCTGGTCGCAGAATTACAAGCAGAAATTAAAACAGTGTCTACCTGGAAGATTTAA